Genomic window (Methanococcoides methylutens):
TCCATGATAATGTCTGTTATTCCTCTGGAAGTTAGATAAGCTTTTACATTCTGACAAGGCTCTTAAAAGAGCTATACTTCTTCTAAGATTGCGGTCTTGCAAGTTATACGCTTTTGATCTACATAAAAGAGAAATTAATAAATAATGAATAAATAGCTTCAGCTAAACCCGTATAGCAGTTCATTTTCTCATTAGAATGCTAATAAAATTCCTTTTAGCGTAAGATATCATATCTTTTGTTGAAGACATATGATTCAATTATGGAGACCATACCACTTTTGTGTTTAATTATGTAATCTCCGGCTTTTCCCTTCAGTGTTCCTTTAGGAGTTCTTACGCTAAAATCAGTGTCCATACGTAATGCATGACCTATTGGCGTCTGTATTTTCTGCCTATTTAGAGACAGTTTTCTATCCAGACTTTCCTTTAAGGTGTCCACTTTAAATTCTCCCATATATAAAGGATAGCAATTATAATATAAAGATAACTAAGATTTAGTTTATAGTTATATATATTTTTATTTAAATTTATTACTGATGAAAATTATATATTCGATCCTGATAATCTTTGAGCAAATAATAAATGAGTGAAAATATGAACATCACGCTTATCGGAATGTCAGGTGTGGGCAAGACCACAATTGGGAAGTTGCTTTCAAAGAAGCTGAATTATGGTTTTGTTGATGTCGACGATCTCATTAAGAAAAGGATCGGCATGAGCCTGCAATCATTCATTGACAATTCCGGAGATGCTGCCTTTCTTGAACTGGAGGAACAGGTTGTTCTTGACCTTGAGCCATCGGGAAACTACATAATTGCAACAGGTGGCAGTATGATCTATTCTGAAGTTGCCATGGAGCATCTAAAATCCATCTCAACTATTGTTTACCTGGATACTCCGTTTGGTCGGATAGCTCGCAGGATTGACCCTTCAAAAAGAGGAGTTGTGGGTTTAAAGGATAAAAGCTTGAAAGAGCTGTATCATGAGCGTAAGGCACTATATGAAAAATATATGGATGTTCACATTAAAATAGAAAAAGGTGAAAGAAAAAGTGCCATTGCAGATAGGATCATTGCTATCTGCTTCGATTAAAATGGCACATTATCCGCTTATTCATTCCTCAAATTGAACATTATTTATCGATTCAGTTATATAGTTAGTTAGTTGGCTGATTGTTTAGTTCGTAAGTGCCTGTATAGGTGCAGGTATTCTTCCACCGCGCCCGATAAATTCCTCGGAACTGAATTCAGACACAGCCATAACAGGTGCACGTCCCAGAAGTCCACCGTACTCCACGCTGTCACCAACCTTTTTACCAGGTGCAGGTATCAGGCGCACAGCAGTTGTCTTCTTGTTTATCATACCTATGGCCATCTCATCTGCAATGATCGCTGAGATCGTGGAGGCCGATGTATCACCGGGGATGGCTATCATATCCAGTCCCACAGAGCAAACACTTGTCATAGCTTCAAGCTTTTCAAGGCTTAACGCACCAATCTCAACTGCATGAATCATGCCTGCATCTTCACTTACAGGGATGAATGCACCGCTTAAACCCCCTACATATGAAGATGCCATTGACCCGCCTTTTTTCACGGCATCATTGAGAAGTGCAAGAGCTGCTGTGGTTCCGTGGGTCCCACAGTTCTGAAGCCCCATTGCTTCAAGAATAGCAGCTACACTGTCACCGATCTCGGGTGTTGGTGCAAGGGACAGGTCCACAACGCCAAACTCAACATTGAGGCGACGGGAAACTTCCCTTCCCACCATCTCCCCCATTCTGGTGATCTTAAAAGCTGTCTTCTTGATGGCTTCTGATATTTCGCCGAGGTCAGGGTCCTTGAGTTCCCTGATGGTGGAGTTCACGACCCCCGGACCGCTTACACCGACATTGATAACACAGTCAGGTTCACCGATGCCGTGGAAGGCGCCGGCCATGAACGGATTATCTTCCGGTGCATTGGCAAAGACGACGAGCTTTGCACATCCGATCCCATCATCATCCTTTGTTGCTTCAGCAGTCTTCTTGATGATCTTTCCCATCATTGCCACAGCGTCCATATTGATGCCTGCTTTTGTGGTAGCCACGTTGATGGATGAACATACCTTATTGGTGCTTGCAAGTGCCTGAGGAAGGGAATTGATAAGTTTTATGTCTCCGGGAGTTGCTCCTTTATGCACAAGGGCAGTGAAACCTCCAATAAAATCAATTCCAACATCTTCTGCCGCACGGTCAAGTGTCTTTGCAATAGACACATAATCATCCGTATCACAGCTTTCAGCAACGATAGCTATCGGAGTTACAGCTATGCGCTTATTGATGATGGGGATGCCATAGAGGTTCTGTATCTCCTCTGTGGTCCTGACAAGATCCTTAGCATAACCGGTGATCTTCTCATAGATCCTTTCATTGAGCACATCGATATCATTGTGACAGCAACCACGAAGGTTGATACCCATTGTCACGGTCCTGATATCGAGGTTCTCCGCTTTGATCATGTGGATGGTTTCCAGTATCTCTTCCGGATGGACAAGCATATTTGATCCTCCTTTTAGATCCTGTGCATGAAGCGGAATGCATCTTCGTGCTGGACACGTACTTCCACTCCAAGTTTTTCCCCTTCTTCAGACATTGCTTTCTGGAATGCTGTGAGATCGAAGTTCTCATCTTTCACACCTGCCAGCATTATCATGGTGAACAGGTCTTCCATAAGGGTCTGACTGATGTCAACGATATTCACATTGAAATCTGCCATCACCTTAGTGATATTAGCAACAATACCTATCTTGTCGATACCGATAACAGTGATTATGAAGCGGGTTGAGGTCATATCTCTATCCTTCTTTGAATGATTAGTTGAATGTGATGCTGAGCTATACTATGTGATGGATTATAGCTCTTTACCTT
Coding sequences:
- a CDS encoding shikimate kinase — its product is MSENMNITLIGMSGVGKTTIGKLLSKKLNYGFVDVDDLIKKRIGMSLQSFIDNSGDAAFLELEEQVVLDLEPSGNYIIATGGSMIYSEVAMEHLKSISTIVYLDTPFGRIARRIDPSKRGVVGLKDKSLKELYHERKALYEKYMDVHIKIEKGERKSAIADRIIAICFD
- a CDS encoding PFL family protein — translated: MLVHPEEILETIHMIKAENLDIRTVTMGINLRGCCHNDIDVLNERIYEKITGYAKDLVRTTEEIQNLYGIPIINKRIAVTPIAIVAESCDTDDYVSIAKTLDRAAEDVGIDFIGGFTALVHKGATPGDIKLINSLPQALASTNKVCSSINVATTKAGINMDAVAMMGKIIKKTAEATKDDDGIGCAKLVVFANAPEDNPFMAGAFHGIGEPDCVINVGVSGPGVVNSTIRELKDPDLGEISEAIKKTAFKITRMGEMVGREVSRRLNVEFGVVDLSLAPTPEIGDSVAAILEAMGLQNCGTHGTTAALALLNDAVKKGGSMASSYVGGLSGAFIPVSEDAGMIHAVEIGALSLEKLEAMTSVCSVGLDMIAIPGDTSASTISAIIADEMAIGMINKKTTAVRLIPAPGKKVGDSVEYGGLLGRAPVMAVSEFSSEEFIGRGGRIPAPIQALTN
- a CDS encoding ACT domain-containing protein; translated protein: MTSTRFIITVIGIDKIGIVANITKVMADFNVNIVDISQTLMEDLFTMIMLAGVKDENFDLTAFQKAMSEEGEKLGVEVRVQHEDAFRFMHRI